The segment CCGGACCGGCCGCCCTGCACCGGAGCCGCCGCCGCTGACAGGTTAGACCCGCGCCGGGCGACGTGTCAAGCGGAACGGAGCCGCAGGCGGGGCGGCCAGCCGCCGCCTTCGAAGCGAGGCGCGCGTGACGCGCGCGCGGGGTTGACAGCCCGGCAGGCCCGCACTACTCTGCCCTGCTCGAAAGTCGTTGCTGGATCACCTGTTGAGCGGCGCCGTGCGCGTTCGGATCGTTCTCATTCTAGCCGCCGCGGCGCTGGCCGCGGGGTGCGGTGACGATCTGGGTCCCCTGGATTGGGAGACCCGCCCCGACACCGTCCTGCTCTTCTCGCTGGCCCGTCCCGAGTTCCTCGGGCTGCCTTCCGCCTACGACTTCCACAACCTGCGGCGCGTCGCTGTCGAGTCGCCGGCCGCGACGGGGACGTGGGACGTCGCGCTGAGTGAGGCGTCCGGCGGCTTCGTACTGCTGCCGGCGGGCGTCTTTGCGGGCGCAGACGCCAGCGCGGCGATTGCCGTGGACTCCGTGCAACCCTTCGATCAGGTGAGGCGGGCGCCGGGCGACACGGCGTCCTTCCGCCGGACGCAAGGCGTGCCCGTGCATGGCCAGCGGGTGTACATCGTGCGCACGCGTGCGCTGGGCGCACTGGCGTGCGTCCGCTATGCGAAGGGGCAGGTGGTGGATGCAGACAGTGCGGGAGGCAGTGTGCGCTTCATGTTTGTGGCCAATCCGAACTGCAACGATCGGGCGCTCGTTCCGCCGTCCAAGGACTGACGAGGCTCTGCCTCAGAGCGAGGAGTCGTCGTAGTCCAATGTCGGTGTACGTGCATACCAACTACTCTGGGCATGCTGGATCCGAAGCGCGTGCGTGAGGAGCCGCAGCTTGTTCGGGAGCGGCTGGGCCGGCGGGGCCAGGCGGAGCTGAGCGGGCTGGTGGAGCGGGTGCTCGAGCTGGACGAGCAGCGGCGGGGGTTGGTCGGGCAGGTGGATGCGCTGCGGGCGCGGCGCAACGAAGTTTCGCCGTCGGTTGCGCGGCTGCGGCGGGAGGGGCGGGCGGCGGAGGCGGAGCAGGTGATCGGCGAGATGCGGGAGCTGGGCGAGCGGATCGGCGGGCTGGAGCAGCGGCTGGGTGGGGTAGACGCTGCGGTGCGCGATCTGCTGCTGCAGATCCCGAACCTGCCGGACGAAGACGTGCCGCCGGGTGGCGCCGAGGCGAATCGCGTGATCCGGGAATGGGGCGCGGAGGTGCGCTTCGACTTCACGCCGCGCCCGCACTGGGAGCTGGGCGAGGCGCTGGGCATTCTGGATCTGCCGCGCGGCGCGAAGGTCGCGGGGAGCGGCTTCCCCCTTTACGTGGGCGCGGGTGCGAAGCTCGAGCGCTCGCTCATCAACTTCATGCTCGACCTGCACGCGCACAGTCACGGCTACACGGAAGTCTGGCCGCCGCTGCTGATCAACCGTCAGGCCGCGTTAGGCACGGGGCACCTGCCCAAATTCGGCGAGGACATGTACGACGTCGCGGCCGACGGTCTCTATCTTGTTCCCACTGCCGAGGTGCCGGTCACGAACCTGCACGCAGAGGAGTTGCTGCCGCCGGACGCGCTGCCGCTGCGCTATGTGGCCTATACGCCCTGTTTCCGGCGGGAGGCTGGCGCGCACGGCAAGGAGACGCGCGGGCTGGTGCGCGTGCATCAGTTCGACAAGGTCGAGCTGGTGCGGTTCGAGCGGCCTGACGCCGCGCCCGCCGCGCTGGAGGAGCTGACCGGCCACGCGGAGGCGGTCTTGCAGCAGTTGGGGCTGCGCTACCGCGTCGTGCTGCTGGCCGCCGGCGACCTGGGGTTCGCCAACGCGAAGACGTACGACCTCGAGGCCTGGGCGCCGGGTGTCGGGCGCTGGCTCGAGGTTTCGAGCTGCTCGCTCTACCGCGATTATCAGGCCCGGCGCGCGAACATCCGCTTCCGGCCCGCGCCCGGTGCGCGGCCCGAATTCGTGCACACGCTGAACGGCTCCGCGCTGGCGCTGGCCCGCACGC is part of the Gemmatimonadota bacterium genome and harbors:
- the serS gene encoding serine--tRNA ligase, which produces MLDPKRVREEPQLVRERLGRRGQAELSGLVERVLELDEQRRGLVGQVDALRARRNEVSPSVARLRREGRAAEAEQVIGEMRELGERIGGLEQRLGGVDAAVRDLLLQIPNLPDEDVPPGGAEANRVIREWGAEVRFDFTPRPHWELGEALGILDLPRGAKVAGSGFPLYVGAGAKLERSLINFMLDLHAHSHGYTEVWPPLLINRQAALGTGHLPKFGEDMYDVAADGLYLVPTAEVPVTNLHAEELLPPDALPLRYVAYTPCFRREAGAHGKETRGLVRVHQFDKVELVRFERPDAAPAALEELTGHAEAVLQQLGLRYRVVLLAAGDLGFANAKTYDLEAWAPGVGRWLEVSSCSLYRDYQARRANIRFRPAPGARPEFVHTLNGSALALARTLVALLETYQQADGSVRLPPALAEYAGRDRIG